One part of the Paraburkholderia flagellata genome encodes these proteins:
- the trmB gene encoding tRNA (guanosine(46)-N7)-methyltransferase TrmB: MNHDPNDAARPDCKPSDAQDAASDTNAQSEASASDALHHRRIRSFVTRAGRVSTGQRRALDELGPRFVVPYAPQAADWDAVFERHAPRILEIGFGMGASTAEIAALRREDDFLGVEVHEPGVGALLKLIGEQNLENIRIIQHDAVEVLEHMIAPASLDGVHIFFPDPWHKARHHKRRLIQPKFVAHLVSRMKPGAYLHCATDWQNYAEQMLEVLNAEPALENTAADYAPRPDYRPVTKFERRGLRLGHGVWDLVFRRRAD; encoded by the coding sequence ATGAATCACGATCCCAACGACGCCGCCCGTCCCGACTGCAAGCCGTCAGACGCACAAGACGCCGCCTCCGACACGAACGCGCAATCCGAGGCGTCCGCCAGCGACGCGCTGCACCACCGCCGCATCCGCAGCTTCGTGACCCGCGCAGGCCGCGTCTCCACCGGCCAGCGTCGCGCGCTCGACGAACTCGGCCCGCGCTTCGTCGTGCCCTACGCGCCGCAAGCCGCCGACTGGGACGCCGTGTTTGAACGGCACGCGCCGCGCATCCTGGAGATCGGTTTCGGGATGGGCGCGAGCACGGCGGAAATCGCGGCATTGCGCCGCGAAGACGACTTCCTTGGCGTCGAGGTCCATGAACCCGGTGTGGGAGCGCTACTGAAGCTGATCGGCGAGCAGAATCTGGAGAACATTCGCATCATCCAGCACGACGCCGTAGAAGTGCTCGAACACATGATCGCGCCGGCGAGCCTCGACGGCGTGCACATCTTCTTCCCCGATCCGTGGCACAAGGCGCGCCACCACAAGCGCCGCCTGATTCAGCCGAAGTTCGTCGCGCACCTCGTCTCGCGCATGAAGCCGGGCGCGTACCTGCATTGCGCAACCGACTGGCAGAACTACGCCGAACAGATGCTCGAAGTACTCAACGCGGAACCCGCGCTCGAGAATACGGCCGCCGACTACGCGCCGCGCCCCGACTACCGCCCGGTGACGAAGTTCGAGCGCCGCGGTTTGCGGCTCGGTCACGGCGTGTGGGATCTCGTGTTCCGCCGCCGCGCGGACTGA
- the poxB gene encoding ubiquinone-dependent pyruvate dehydrogenase, with translation MAKTIADHLAKTLEAVGVERIWGVTGDSLNGLSASLRKLGTIRWMHTRHEEVAAFAAGAEAAATGRLAVCAGSCGPGNLHLINGLYDCHRNRSPVLAIAAHIPSTEIGLGYFQETHPTELFRECSHYVELVTNASQFPRVLDTALRTAIDQKGVAVIVLPGDVALLEASDEEPAWAQAARPATLPSSADIDRLAVLLNRSEAVTLLCGSGCKGAHDEVVAFADALGAPTVHALRGKQYVEWDNPFDVGMTGLIGFSSGYHAMMSCDTLVMLGTDFPYRNFYPQHANIVQIDRDAAALGKRAPLALGLIGDVRETLRALTPKLTRKTDRRFIERAREHYANARKGLDELARPAAAGKPLHPQYVVSRVDALAEDDAIFAVDVGTPTLWAARYLTMNGRRRLHGSFNHGSMANAMPQALGAQAAHAGRQVVSLSGDGGLSMLLGDILTARQLDLPIKIVVLNNSSLGFVAMEMKAGGYVETGTDLAATNFADIAQGAGLFSVRVETSEALDEALRAAFSHAGPALVDVVTTKHELAMPPKLQWAHAKGFSLYMLRAVLSGRGDEVVELAQTNLR, from the coding sequence ATGGCGAAGACAATAGCGGATCATTTGGCGAAAACGCTCGAGGCAGTCGGTGTCGAGCGCATCTGGGGCGTGACGGGCGACAGCCTGAACGGGTTGTCGGCGAGCCTGCGCAAGCTCGGCACGATCCGCTGGATGCATACGCGCCACGAGGAAGTCGCCGCCTTTGCGGCGGGCGCCGAAGCCGCGGCGACGGGCCGGCTCGCGGTGTGCGCGGGCAGTTGCGGGCCAGGCAACCTGCATCTCATCAACGGTCTCTACGACTGCCATCGCAACCGTTCGCCGGTGCTCGCTATCGCGGCGCACATTCCGTCGACGGAAATCGGCCTCGGCTATTTCCAGGAGACGCACCCGACCGAACTCTTCCGCGAGTGCAGCCATTACGTGGAACTGGTGACGAACGCATCGCAGTTCCCGCGTGTGCTCGATACCGCGCTGCGCACGGCGATCGACCAGAAGGGCGTCGCCGTCATCGTGCTGCCTGGCGACGTGGCGCTTCTGGAAGCGTCTGACGAGGAGCCGGCATGGGCCCAGGCGGCGCGTCCGGCGACCTTGCCTTCGTCGGCGGATATCGACCGGCTCGCCGTGCTGCTGAACCGTTCCGAGGCGGTGACGCTCCTGTGCGGAAGCGGCTGCAAGGGCGCGCATGACGAAGTGGTGGCCTTCGCTGACGCGCTAGGCGCACCGACGGTGCATGCGCTGCGCGGCAAGCAATACGTTGAATGGGACAACCCGTTCGATGTGGGGATGACCGGGCTGATCGGCTTCAGCTCGGGCTACCACGCGATGATGTCGTGCGACACGCTCGTCATGCTCGGCACCGACTTCCCGTATCGCAACTTCTATCCGCAGCACGCGAACATCGTGCAGATCGACCGCGACGCGGCCGCGCTCGGCAAGCGCGCGCCGCTCGCGCTCGGACTCATCGGCGACGTGCGCGAAACGCTGCGCGCGCTCACGCCGAAGCTCACGCGCAAGACCGACCGGCGCTTCATCGAACGTGCGCGCGAGCACTACGCGAACGCGCGCAAAGGACTCGACGAACTCGCGCGCCCGGCAGCCGCGGGCAAGCCGCTGCATCCGCAGTATGTGGTGTCGCGAGTCGACGCGCTCGCCGAGGACGATGCGATCTTCGCAGTCGACGTGGGCACGCCCACGCTCTGGGCCGCGCGCTACCTGACGATGAACGGCCGGCGCCGCCTGCACGGCTCGTTCAACCACGGCTCGATGGCGAACGCCATGCCGCAGGCGCTCGGCGCGCAGGCTGCGCACGCCGGGCGCCAGGTGGTCTCGCTCTCCGGCGACGGCGGCCTTTCGATGCTGCTCGGCGACATTCTCACGGCACGCCAGCTTGATTTGCCGATCAAGATCGTTGTCCTGAATAATAGCTCGCTTGGTTTTGTCGCAATGGAGATGAAGGCCGGCGGCTACGTGGAGACGGGCACCGATCTGGCGGCGACCAACTTCGCGGATATCGCGCAAGGTGCGGGCCTCTTCAGCGTGCGCGTGGAGACGTCCGAAGCCCTCGATGAGGCGTTGCGCGCGGCGTTCTCGCACGCAGGGCCCGCGCTCGTCGACGTAGTGACGACGAAGCACGAACTGGCCATGCCGCCGAAGCTGCAGTGGGCGCACGCGAAGGGGTTCAGCCTCTACATGCTGCGCGCGGTGTTGAGCGGGCGCGGGGACGAAGTGGTGGAGCTGGCGCAGACGAATTTGCGCTGA
- a CDS encoding pseudouridine synthase encodes MNLESILFTQGFGSRRQCRALIADARVAVAGEPCTNPLATFETANLVFSVDGTPWPFHERAYIALNKPAGYECSRDPQHHLSVFHLLPPQFAERNVQCVGRLDQDTTGLLLLSDDGQFVHAFTSPRRKVPKVYVATTRHPLDETQLNALRDGVLLHGEREPSAAVAANARADHELELTVLEGKYHQVKRMVAAAGNRVEALHRERIGGFPLPAGLAPGAWQWLDAAALDALRNKG; translated from the coding sequence ATGAATCTCGAAAGCATTCTCTTCACCCAGGGTTTCGGCTCACGCCGCCAATGCCGCGCGCTCATCGCCGACGCGCGGGTCGCCGTCGCGGGCGAGCCGTGCACCAACCCGCTCGCCACGTTCGAGACGGCGAACCTCGTCTTCAGCGTGGACGGCACGCCGTGGCCGTTTCACGAGCGCGCGTACATTGCGCTCAACAAGCCCGCGGGCTACGAGTGCTCGCGCGATCCGCAGCATCACCTGAGCGTGTTTCATCTGCTGCCGCCGCAGTTCGCCGAGCGTAATGTGCAATGCGTCGGCCGCCTCGATCAGGATACGACCGGCCTCTTGCTGCTTTCCGACGATGGACAGTTCGTCCACGCCTTCACGTCGCCCAGGCGCAAGGTGCCGAAGGTCTACGTGGCCACGACGCGCCATCCGCTCGATGAAACCCAGCTGAACGCACTGCGTGACGGCGTGCTGCTCCACGGCGAGCGCGAACCGAGCGCCGCCGTCGCCGCAAACGCACGTGCGGACCACGAGCTGGAACTGACCGTGCTCGAAGGCAAGTATCACCAGGTCAAACGGATGGTGGCGGCGGCCGGCAACCGGGTCGAGGCGCTCCACCGCGAGCGCATCGGCGGCTTTCCCCTGCCCGCCGGCCTGGCTCCGGGCGCCTGGCAGTGGCTCGACGCCGCCGCGCTCGACGCGTTGCGCAACAAGGGGTAA
- the hemN gene encoding oxygen-independent coproporphyrinogen III oxidase: MSDADLLFRPDLLAKYGANGPRYTSYPTALQFRDDFDPADYRRAAADPGASETDLSLYFHVPFCDTVCFYCGCNKVITKNRGRAKPYLAQMIRELELQAALFDTKRPVSQLHWGGGTPTFLSLDEMSALMAATHEHFALQPDDTGEYSIEIDPREATAQTIAHLRSLGFNRLSLGVQDFDPVVQKAVNRIQPLELTVDVMNAARANGFESISVDLIYGLPHQNVKTFGRTLETMLLLAPDRISVFGYAHMPHLFKMQRQMDEATLPTPAERMALLRLVIEQLTEAGYVYIGMDHFALPTDELARAQAQRTLHRNFQGYSTRADCDLIGFGASAIGKVGDVYAQNAKDLIGYGAAIGAGKLATVKGVRLTADDRLRRDIITELMCNLELRYDEFEAAYGVRFPATFAAELERLREFERDGLVARGADRLEVLPAGRMLVRNIAMVFDRYLGAQQPERFSRTI, encoded by the coding sequence ATGAGCGACGCAGACCTGCTCTTTCGCCCCGACCTTCTTGCCAAATACGGCGCCAACGGCCCGCGCTACACGTCTTACCCCACCGCCCTGCAGTTCCGTGACGACTTCGATCCCGCCGACTACCGCCGCGCCGCTGCCGATCCGGGTGCGAGCGAAACCGATCTCTCGCTTTACTTCCACGTTCCGTTCTGCGACACCGTCTGCTTCTATTGCGGCTGCAACAAGGTCATCACGAAGAACCGCGGCCGCGCGAAGCCCTATCTCGCGCAGATGATCCGCGAACTGGAACTGCAGGCCGCCCTCTTCGACACGAAGCGCCCCGTTTCGCAACTGCATTGGGGCGGCGGCACGCCCACGTTTCTCTCGCTGGACGAAATGAGCGCACTCATGGCCGCTACGCACGAACACTTCGCGCTGCAGCCCGACGACACCGGCGAATACTCGATCGAGATCGACCCGCGCGAAGCCACGGCGCAAACCATCGCGCATCTGCGTTCGCTCGGCTTCAACCGGCTGAGCCTGGGCGTTCAGGACTTCGATCCGGTTGTGCAGAAGGCGGTCAACCGCATCCAGCCGCTCGAGCTGACCGTCGACGTCATGAACGCCGCGCGCGCAAACGGCTTCGAATCGATCAGCGTCGATCTGATCTACGGCTTGCCGCACCAGAACGTCAAAACATTCGGCCGCACGCTCGAGACGATGCTGCTGCTCGCGCCCGATCGCATCTCGGTGTTCGGCTACGCGCACATGCCGCACTTGTTCAAGATGCAGCGTCAGATGGACGAAGCCACCTTGCCCACGCCCGCGGAGCGCATGGCGCTATTGAGGCTCGTGATCGAGCAGCTCACCGAGGCGGGCTACGTGTACATCGGCATGGATCATTTCGCGCTGCCCACCGACGAACTTGCGCGCGCCCAGGCGCAACGCACGCTGCACCGCAATTTCCAGGGTTACAGCACGCGCGCCGACTGCGACCTGATCGGCTTTGGCGCTTCGGCGATCGGCAAGGTAGGCGACGTCTACGCGCAGAACGCGAAGGACCTGATCGGCTACGGCGCGGCCATTGGCGCGGGCAAGCTCGCGACCGTGAAAGGCGTGCGCCTCACCGCCGACGACCGACTGCGCCGCGACATCATCACGGAACTCATGTGCAATCTCGAACTGCGTTACGACGAGTTCGAGGCTGCCTACGGCGTGCGTTTTCCGGCAACCTTCGCGGCCGAACTCGAACGGCTGCGCGAATTTGAACGCGACGGGCTCGTCGCGCGCGGCGCCGACCGGCTCGAGGTGCTGCCCGCTGGGCGCATGCTGGTGCGCAATATCGCGATGGTGTTCGACCGCTACCTTGGCGCACAGCAGCCCGAACGGTTCTCGCGGACGATTTGA
- a CDS encoding NAD-dependent epimerase/dehydratase family protein, translating to MIATRTLRRARILIVGCGDVGLRCVAQLRERPDRARVFALTRRAERADAARAAGATPVHGDLDSRTSLARIAGLAGTVLHLAPPQKSGDDDLRTRRLIAALAARRRAVSRPALAGVAPRALRPPLRSLVGRIRRSAFGDAAGYGASVIVPERIRRFSRTRRKRLERPTLVYASTTGVYGDCGGARIDETRAVQPANARAKRRVSAERQLRRATARGALSATIARIPGIYAANRLPLARLAKRTPALVASDDVYTSHIHADDLAAILLRLATIGRPGRAIHATDDSELKMGEYFDRVADAFGLARAPRVSRAEAERELEPVLLSFMRESRRLANTRLKRELGVRLRYPDVDAFLRTLPPHP from the coding sequence ATGATTGCCACACGAACCTTGCGCCGTGCGCGCATCCTGATTGTCGGTTGCGGCGACGTCGGCCTGCGCTGCGTCGCCCAGTTGCGCGAGCGGCCAGACCGCGCGCGGGTTTTTGCGCTCACGCGGCGTGCGGAGCGCGCAGACGCGGCGCGGGCCGCGGGCGCAACGCCGGTGCACGGCGACCTCGATTCCCGCACGAGCCTCGCGCGGATCGCGGGCCTGGCTGGCACCGTCCTGCACCTCGCTCCGCCGCAAAAATCCGGCGACGACGACCTGCGAACGCGCCGCCTGATCGCAGCGCTTGCGGCGCGCCGTCGCGCAGTGTCGCGGCCCGCGCTGGCCGGTGTGGCGCCGCGCGCATTGCGGCCCCCATTGCGTTCTCTCGTGGGCCGCATTCGCCGCAGCGCTTTCGGCGATGCCGCAGGCTATGGAGCATCCGTTATTGTACCCGAGCGCATCCGGCGGTTTTCCCGCACCCGGCGTAAGCGCCTCGAACGCCCGACACTCGTCTACGCAAGCACGACGGGGGTGTACGGTGATTGTGGCGGCGCGCGCATCGACGAAACCCGCGCGGTGCAGCCCGCTAACGCCCGCGCCAAACGTCGGGTATCGGCCGAACGGCAACTGCGGCGCGCAACGGCGCGCGGTGCGCTGAGCGCCACGATCGCGCGCATTCCCGGCATTTACGCTGCGAACCGTCTCCCGCTTGCGCGGCTCGCGAAGCGCACGCCGGCGCTCGTCGCGAGCGACGACGTCTACACGAGCCACATCCACGCGGACGATCTCGCGGCGATTCTCCTGCGCCTCGCGACAATTGGCCGCCCGGGGCGCGCGATCCACGCAACGGACGACAGCGAACTGAAGATGGGCGAGTATTTCGACCGCGTAGCCGACGCCTTCGGGCTTGCTCGCGCGCCGCGCGTGAGCCGCGCCGAGGCGGAGCGCGAACTCGAGCCCGTCTTGCTGTCGTTCATGCGCGAGTCACGCCGGCTCGCCAATACGCGCCTGAAGCGCGAACTGGGCGTGCGTTTGCGTTATCCCGATGTAGATGCGTTCTTGCGCACGCTGCCGCCGCACCCGTGA
- a CDS encoding GNAT family acetyltransferase, which produces MSVTIRVFSEADTEAVIALWLQAFPEYNDTSRPHRNPRLSIANKLGTQPELFFVAIRNDGDVDGALVGTAMAGYDGHRGWLYSVAVAPEARRHGLGTRLVRHAENALATMGCLKLNLQVLTDKAEVLAFYERLGYRTDAVVSLGKRLTVQESEAVV; this is translated from the coding sequence ATGTCCGTCACGATCCGCGTGTTCAGCGAAGCCGATACCGAAGCGGTGATCGCGCTCTGGCTGCAGGCGTTTCCCGAGTACAACGACACGAGCCGGCCGCACCGCAATCCGCGGCTGTCGATCGCGAACAAGCTCGGCACGCAGCCGGAGCTTTTCTTCGTCGCGATTCGCAACGACGGCGACGTTGACGGCGCGCTCGTCGGCACGGCGATGGCCGGTTACGACGGACATCGCGGCTGGCTCTATTCGGTCGCAGTCGCCCCCGAAGCGCGCCGTCATGGTCTCGGCACGCGGCTCGTGCGCCATGCGGAAAACGCGCTGGCCACGATGGGCTGCCTGAAGCTGAACCTTCAGGTGCTCACCGACAAGGCCGAGGTGCTCGCGTTCTACGAGCGGCTCGGCTATCGCACCGATGCCGTCGTGAGTCTCGGCAAGCGGCTCACCGTGCAGGAGTCCGAAGCGGTCGTCTAG
- a CDS encoding acetylornithine transaminase, which produces MNYSEYPIESLMYITNRPEIVFTHGKGSWLYDNEGKRYLDFIQGWAVNSLGHCNEGMIEALEKQSRLLINPSPAFYNEPMAKLAGLLTEHSCFDKVFFANSGAEANEGAIKLARKWGKKHRDGAYEIITFDHSFHGRTIATMSASGKPGWDTIYAPQVPGFPKADLNDIASVEKLINAKTVAVMLEPIQGEGGVIPATREFMQQLRALTKKHGILLIVDEVQSGCGRAGTLFAYELSGIEPDIMTLGKGIGGGVPLAALLAKKEIAVFEAGDQGGTYNGNPLMTAVGYSVISQLVAPGFLEGVRARAEYLREKLLELSAERGFQGERGEGLLRALLLGKDIGPEIVEKARLMQPDGLLLNAARPNLLRFMPALNVTTQEIDQMMAMLRTILDSL; this is translated from the coding sequence ATGAATTATTCCGAGTACCCGATCGAGTCGCTGATGTACATCACCAATCGGCCCGAAATCGTTTTCACGCATGGCAAGGGGTCGTGGCTCTACGACAACGAAGGCAAGCGATATCTGGACTTCATCCAGGGCTGGGCCGTCAACAGCCTCGGGCACTGCAACGAAGGCATGATCGAGGCGCTGGAGAAGCAGTCGCGCCTGCTCATCAACCCGTCGCCGGCCTTCTACAACGAGCCGATGGCGAAGCTCGCGGGCCTGCTCACCGAGCACAGCTGCTTCGACAAGGTGTTCTTCGCCAACAGCGGCGCCGAAGCCAACGAAGGCGCGATCAAGCTCGCGCGCAAGTGGGGCAAGAAGCATCGCGACGGCGCCTACGAGATCATCACGTTCGACCACAGCTTCCACGGTCGCACGATCGCGACGATGTCGGCGAGCGGCAAACCGGGTTGGGACACGATCTATGCGCCGCAAGTGCCGGGCTTCCCGAAGGCGGACCTGAACGATATCGCCTCGGTTGAAAAGCTCATCAACGCGAAGACCGTTGCCGTGATGCTCGAGCCGATCCAGGGAGAAGGCGGTGTCATTCCCGCCACGCGCGAATTCATGCAGCAACTGCGCGCGCTGACGAAAAAGCACGGCATCCTGCTGATCGTCGACGAAGTGCAAAGTGGCTGCGGCCGTGCGGGCACCCTCTTCGCCTACGAACTCTCGGGCATCGAGCCGGACATCATGACGCTCGGCAAGGGCATCGGCGGCGGCGTGCCGCTCGCGGCGCTGCTCGCGAAAAAGGAAATCGCCGTGTTCGAAGCGGGCGATCAGGGCGGCACGTACAACGGCAACCCGCTGATGACCGCCGTGGGCTATTCGGTGATCTCGCAACTGGTTGCGCCCGGCTTCCTCGAAGGCGTGCGCGCTCGCGCCGAGTATCTGCGCGAGAAGCTGCTCGAGCTTTCGGCTGAACGCGGCTTCCAGGGCGAGCGTGGCGAAGGCTTGCTGCGCGCGCTGCTGCTCGGCAAGGACATCGGGCCGGAGATCGTCGAGAAGGCGCGCCTCATGCAACCCGACGGCCTGCTGCTCAACGCCGCGCGTCCGAACCTGCTGCGCTTCATGCCGGCGCTGAACGTGACCACGCAGGAAATCGACCAGATGATGGCGATGCTGCGCACGATTCTCGACTCGCTGTAA
- a CDS encoding undecaprenyl-diphosphate phosphatase, whose protein sequence is MDWILTCKALILGIVEGLTEFLPVSSTGHLIVVGSLLNFDGDYAKTFYVVIQFGAILAVCWEFRRKIGEVVVGLPSRSDARRFTLNVIVATIPAVVLGLMFEKAIKAVLFAPVPVAFALVGGGLVILWVENRLRGPKGVPVAAQRSARVNSIDEITPLDAFKVGCAQCFALIPGMSRSGSTIIGAMLFGLERRVATEFSFFLAIPVIFGATVYELYKSWHELSADWLGLFGVGFVAAFVSAFACVRWLLRFVASHDFTAFAWYRIAFGLVILLFGYGGGLGWDD, encoded by the coding sequence ATGGACTGGATTTTGACCTGCAAGGCCTTGATTCTCGGCATCGTCGAGGGGCTGACGGAATTTCTGCCCGTTTCGAGTACGGGGCACCTGATCGTCGTCGGGAGCTTGCTCAATTTCGACGGCGACTATGCAAAGACTTTCTACGTGGTCATTCAGTTTGGCGCGATCCTGGCCGTGTGCTGGGAGTTCCGGCGCAAGATCGGCGAGGTCGTTGTAGGGTTGCCCTCGCGGTCCGATGCGCGGCGCTTCACGCTCAACGTGATCGTCGCCACCATTCCGGCAGTCGTGCTCGGTCTGATGTTCGAGAAGGCGATCAAGGCGGTTCTCTTCGCGCCGGTGCCGGTAGCCTTCGCGCTCGTTGGCGGCGGCCTCGTCATCCTGTGGGTAGAAAATCGCCTGCGCGGTCCGAAGGGAGTGCCGGTCGCTGCGCAACGCAGCGCGCGCGTGAACTCGATCGACGAGATCACGCCGCTCGACGCGTTCAAGGTGGGTTGCGCGCAGTGCTTCGCGCTGATTCCGGGCATGTCGCGCTCGGGCTCGACCATCATCGGCGCAATGTTGTTCGGCCTCGAGCGTCGCGTCGCAACTGAGTTCTCGTTCTTCCTTGCGATTCCCGTGATCTTCGGCGCGACCGTTTATGAGCTGTACAAGAGCTGGCACGAGCTTTCCGCGGACTGGCTCGGGCTCTTCGGCGTCGGCTTCGTCGCCGCGTTCGTGAGCGCGTTCGCATGCGTGCGCTGGCTGCTGCGCTTCGTCGCGTCGCACGACTTCACCGCCTTCGCCTGGTATCGGATTGCTTTCGGTCTTGTGATCCTGCTGTTCGGCTATGGCGGCGGCCTCGGCTGGGATGACTAA
- a CDS encoding YkgJ family cysteine cluster protein — MNTVFPADVSAHACRPGCGACCIAPSITSPIPGMPAGKPAGVRCVQLGEDLRCMIFGSPLRPACCSGLQPQPEMCGASREEAIVWLTRLEAQTQPQSQTPAVR, encoded by the coding sequence GTGAATACCGTTTTTCCCGCCGATGTCTCAGCGCATGCGTGTCGTCCCGGTTGTGGCGCGTGCTGCATCGCGCCGTCCATTACGAGCCCGATTCCGGGCATGCCCGCAGGCAAGCCGGCCGGCGTGCGTTGCGTTCAACTCGGAGAGGACCTGCGCTGCATGATCTTCGGTTCGCCGTTGCGCCCGGCATGCTGCTCGGGGCTGCAGCCGCAGCCCGAGATGTGCGGGGCATCGCGCGAGGAGGCCATCGTCTGGCTCACGCGTCTCGAGGCGCAAACCCAACCGCAATCGCAGACGCCAGCCGTGCGCTGA
- a CDS encoding DUF1439 domain-containing protein — MVHTATRVSRRAFLFTACAAAGTAMSLGACATGIFPFIPDHYTFSQQQVQDAVQRKFPYHRSMQQILDVSLTNPVVTLQPDRNRVAVRLDAHLESPLMQQPVSGAFTVSSELAYDSASRAVVLRSPSVDGVDMAGNAAAYAPQVSAVAALVATQLLNNYPVYTFKPDQLQFAGVNYEPGTITILTNGIRVQIVEK, encoded by the coding sequence ATGGTCCACACCGCAACGCGCGTTTCCCGGCGCGCCTTCCTGTTCACAGCCTGCGCTGCGGCGGGTACGGCGATGTCGCTCGGCGCGTGTGCGACGGGGATTTTCCCGTTCATTCCCGATCACTACACGTTTTCGCAGCAGCAGGTGCAGGACGCGGTGCAGCGCAAGTTTCCTTATCACCGCTCGATGCAGCAGATTCTCGACGTCTCGCTCACGAACCCTGTCGTGACGCTGCAACCCGATCGCAATCGCGTGGCCGTGCGGCTCGACGCGCACCTCGAAAGCCCGTTGATGCAGCAGCCCGTGAGCGGCGCATTCACGGTGTCGAGCGAACTCGCCTATGACAGCGCGAGCCGCGCGGTGGTGCTGCGCTCGCCTTCGGTCGATGGCGTCGACATGGCAGGCAACGCCGCCGCCTACGCGCCGCAGGTGAGTGCGGTCGCCGCGCTCGTCGCCACCCAGTTGCTCAACAACTATCCGGTTTACACCTTCAAGCCCGACCAGCTCCAATTTGCCGGAGTCAACTACGAACCCGGTACAATCACCATCCTTACAAACGGCATACGCGTGCAGATCGTCGAGAAGTGA
- a CDS encoding CDP-6-deoxy-delta-3,4-glucoseen reductase — MAFNVTLKQSGRQFQVEPDEPILNAALRQGIGLPYGCKNGACGSCKGTVCHGEVEQRAHAASALSNDERTRGMALFCCATAQTDLEIDIREVAGVGDVQVRKLPTRIAAIERKADDVVILKLQLPANERLQYLAGQYLEFILKDGTRRCYSMASAPHEEGPIELHIRHMPGGKFTDHVFSQMKERDILRFEAPLGTFFLREESDKPIVLLASGTGFAPLKAIVEHAVHKNLNRPITLYWGARQKKDLYLMDLAEQWAKDIPNFRFVPVLSEPAADDHWTGRTGFVHRAVIEDLPDLSGFQIYACGAPVMVESAQRDFTQHHGLPEDEFYADSFTSAADLANAV; from the coding sequence ATGGCTTTCAACGTAACGCTCAAGCAAAGCGGCCGGCAATTCCAGGTCGAACCCGACGAACCCATTCTCAACGCGGCGCTGCGCCAGGGCATCGGCCTGCCGTATGGCTGCAAGAACGGCGCGTGCGGCTCGTGCAAGGGCACGGTCTGCCACGGCGAAGTCGAGCAGCGCGCTCACGCGGCCTCGGCGCTGTCCAATGACGAAAGAACGCGCGGCATGGCCCTCTTCTGCTGCGCAACGGCGCAAACCGACCTCGAAATCGATATCCGCGAAGTGGCGGGCGTGGGCGACGTGCAGGTGCGCAAGCTGCCTACCCGCATCGCCGCCATCGAACGCAAGGCCGATGACGTCGTCATCCTCAAGCTGCAACTGCCCGCCAATGAGCGCCTGCAGTATCTCGCCGGCCAGTACCTCGAATTCATCCTCAAGGACGGCACGCGCCGCTGCTACTCCATGGCGAGCGCGCCGCACGAGGAAGGCCCGATCGAGCTGCACATCCGCCACATGCCGGGAGGCAAGTTCACGGACCACGTCTTCTCGCAGATGAAGGAGCGCGACATCCTGCGCTTCGAAGCGCCGCTCGGCACCTTCTTCCTGCGTGAGGAATCGGACAAGCCCATCGTGCTGCTCGCCTCCGGCACCGGCTTCGCGCCGCTCAAGGCCATCGTCGAGCACGCGGTCCACAAGAATCTGAACCGCCCGATTACGCTCTACTGGGGCGCGCGCCAGAAGAAGGATCTGTACCTGATGGATCTCGCCGAGCAATGGGCGAAGGACATCCCGAACTTCCGCTTCGTCCCGGTACTCTCCGAGCCCGCCGCCGACGACCACTGGACCGGCCGCACGGGCTTCGTGCACCGCGCCGTGATCGAGGATCTGCCGGACCTTTCGGGTTTCCAGATCTATGCGTGTGGCGCGCCGGTGATGGTCGAGTCCGCTCAGCGCGACTTCACGCAGCACCACGGCCTGCCCGAAGACGAGTTCTACGCGGACTCGTTCACGAGCGCCGCCGACCTCGCGAACGCCGTCTGA